In the genome of Teredinibacter franksiae, the window TGTTACGGCCGTAACCACGGCAACGGAATCCACATTACAGTTAAGAACGCTATCGAGGTTATGTAGCTTAATACCGCCAATTGCCACTGTTGGGCAATACTGGAAGCCCATATATGATATTGGCGCAGCCGATGGATACCCTGAGGGCAAGAGGGCATATCTTTCGTTTCGGTAGGGAAAATATGTCCAAGGGCTATGTAGCTGGGTTTAATGGCCGCCGCCGTTAGTA includes:
- a CDS encoding thiamine phosphate synthase — protein: LTAAAIKPSYIALGHIFPTETKDMPSCPQGIHRLRQYHIWASSIAQQWQLAVLSYITSIAFLTVMWIPLPWLRP